A stretch of the Lineus longissimus chromosome 10, tnLinLong1.2, whole genome shotgun sequence genome encodes the following:
- the LOC135494351 gene encoding uncharacterized protein LOC135494351, translating into MDEFPGLSDIILTNTKEVSAVQQLNTLYKQNRYYKERFSLVEPTEIVLSRNAQNKPVDTFQYIPLPDQLSALMKHEDVDGHVIVGHKSDASRIEDYCDGSLYEMNEIFQENCHHLQIFGYVDEFTVSNPLRNKAKKYKITAVYYILGNIPPKLRSRLYVIQVACLARSIHVKKYGLEAILAPFLRDLKQLESEGIHLTSSGLNVQVKGALCLVCGDNLGCHQIGGFSENFSSGLICRFCMATRDDIQVIHDVQEFTQRTIDSYNDQIEMVTEDPRLSSTYGVKKDSPLNALKHYHVAEGLPPDLAHDIFEGVACELIVLVVNYSCKKGFFSLKSLNKAIRNLDYGEPDKSTKHSEMSEEISKFAVKQTACQTWCLLRLFGILVGEGVPHDDDVWGLLLDLQELVDIM; encoded by the coding sequence ATGGATGAATTTCCTGGTCTGTCTGATATCATTCTTACCAACACCAAAGAAGTCTCTGCTGTTCAGCAACTCAATactctgtataaacaaaatAGGTACTACAAAGAAAGGTTCTCATTGGTTGAGCCTACTGAAATTGTTCTGAGTCGAAATGCACAGAACAAACCAGTGGATACATTTCAATACATTCCATTGCCAGATCAACTATCTGCTCTGATGAAGCATGAAGATGTAGATGGACATGTTATTGTTGGACATAAAAGTGATGCTTCAAGAATCGAAGATTACTGTGATGGGTCATtgtatgaaatgaatgaaatatttcaagagAATTGCCATCATCTCCAGATATTTGGATATGTTGATGAATTCACTGTCTCGAATCCCTTGAGAAACAAAGCAAAGAAGTATAAAATAACAGCAGTGTACTATATATTGGGTAACATTCCACCAAAACTTAGGTCAAGGCTTTACGTCATTCAAGTCGCATGCCTTGCAAGAAGCATCCATGTAAAGAAATATGGTCTAGAGGCAATATTGGCCCCATTTCTGAGAGATTTGAAGCAACTTGAGAGTGAAGGGATTCACCTGACCTCCTCAGGTTTGAATGTTCAGGTGAAGGGTGCACTCTGTCTTGTCTGTGGAGATAATCTTGGTTGTCATCAGATTGGTGGTTTTAGTGAAAACTTCTCATCTGGGCTCATCTGTCGCTTCTGTATGGCTACGAGAGACGACATTCAAGTGATACATGATGTGCAGGAGTTCACTCAAAGGACCATTGATTCTTACAATGATCAGATTGAGATGGTTACTGAAGATCCACGTCTTTCCAGTACATATGGTGTTAAGAAGGATTCCCCTCTCAATGCTCTCAAACATTATCATGTTGCTGAAGGTTTGCCACCAGACTTGGCACACGATATCTTTGAGGGTGTTGCCTGCGAGCTGATTGTTCTGGTAGTCAATTACTCTTGTAAAAAGGGTTTCTTCTCACTGAAGTCTCTGAATAAGGCTATTCGAAATCTGGACTATGGGGAACCAGACAAATCCACTAAACATTCCGAAATGAGTGAAGAAATTTCAAAGTTTGCAGTGAAGCAAACTGCATGCCAGACATGGTGCCTGCTGAGGCTTTTTGGAATACTCGTTGGAGAAGGTGTGcctcatgatgatgatgtttgggGTCTCTTGTTGGATCTTCAAGAGCTGGTTGACATAATGTGA